The following coding sequences are from one Chaetodon trifascialis isolate fChaTrf1 chromosome 24, fChaTrf1.hap1, whole genome shotgun sequence window:
- the LOC139327970 gene encoding putative claudin-24, with protein sequence MDPSIHALELSGVLFSAGAWLCSLATTLMSTWLTLSTDLLPTESYELGLWETCVVQDLGALECRPYDSLLGLPPDIKLARILMCVTLATGLLGLLLAIPGMHVVNSCHSRLEDLQCKRAMKMVGGVLCLVAGILVLIPVSYIAHLTVIRFFDESVPEVVPRWEFGDALFCGWTAGVLHLVAGTLLLTSCLCLQEETCNIPVPIPLVRVCPGRPSIWTRSEYV encoded by the coding sequence ATGGACCCAAGCATTCATGCACTGGAACTGTCGGGGGTCTTGTTCTCGGCGGGGGCCTGGCTCTGCTCGTTGGCCACCACCCTGATGTCCACCTGGCTCACCCTCTCCACCGACCTGCTCCCCACAGAGAGCTACGAGCTGGGGCTGTGGGAGACCTGCGTGGTGCAGGACCTCGGGGCGCTGGAGTGCCGGCCCTACGACAGCCTCCTGGGTCTGCCGCCAGACATCAAACTGGCCCGGATCCTGATGTGCGTGACCCTGGCCACTGGGCTGCTGGGACTGCTGCTGGCCATCCCTGGCATGCACGTGGTCAACAGCTGCCACAGCAGGCTGGAGGACCTCCAATGCAAGAGGGCGATGAAGATGGTGGGGGGGGTGCTGTGTCTCGTGGCCGGAATCCTGGTGCTCATCCCGGTCTCATACATCGCACACCTCACGGTCATACGGTTCTTCGACGAGTCGGTGCCGGAGGTGGTGCCGCGCTGGGAGTTCGGGGATGCTCTGTTCTGCGGCTGGACGGCGGGAGTTCTTCACCTGGTGGCAGGAACTCTgctgctgacttcctgtttgtgtctgcaggaggAAACCTGTAACATACCTGTCCCCATTCCTCTGGTGAGGGTCTGCCCGGGACGGCCCTCAATCTGGACCAGATCTGAGTACGTCTGA